CACTATTTTATCACTATTTTCAATAGTTGTAAGTCTGTGAGCGATGACAAATGTAGTTTTATTTTCCATTAATTTTTCCAGCGCATCTTGAACCAATTTTTCCGATTCGTTATCCAAAGCTGAAGTTGCTTCATCTAAAATAAGAATTTGTGGATTTTCAAGAATTGCACGAGCAATTGCTATTCTTTGCTTTTGTCCGCCTGACAGTTTTACTCCACGCTCACCAATTTCAGTATTATAACCATCTTCCAATTTTTTAATAAATTCATGTGCGTTAGCTTTTTTTGCCGCTTCTTTTATTTCTTCAAAAGTGGCATCTCTTTTTCCGTATTTTATATTTTGCAAAATTGTTCCAGAAAATAAAAATGTCTCCTGTGGAACTATTCCGATATTTTTTCTCAAAGACTTCACATCATAATCTTTTATATTTACTCCATCAATTTTTATCGCTCCATTTGACACATCAAAAAATCTTGGAATTAAATTCACAAGAGTTGATTTTCCACCTCCAGAATTTCCTACAAAAGCCATCGTTTCGCCTTTTTTCACAGTAAAATTTATATTTTTTAAAATCTTTTCATCACTATCTTTATATTTAAAATCAACATTTTCAAAAGTTATATTATCTGAAAAATATTGAAATAAAATTTTATTTTCATTGTCAATAATCTTAGGTTCTTCCTCCAAAATTTCAAAAACTCTCCCAACTGATGGAATATCCACGCTAATTTCGTTAAATCTAGTAATTGAACGACGAATTGGAGTATACATCGAACTTATAGCTCCCATTATAGTGATAAAGGCTCCTGGCGTAAAATCATGTCCTCGTAAAACACGATAACCTCCTGCAAGTAACAGTCCCGCTATCATAATATAATTTAATGCTTCTGAAACGGCACTTGAACGAGCGTTATATTTCGCAGTCTGAATGGCAATTCTTTTTAATTTCGTATTTTTTATTCTAAAATCTCTAATTTCTTCCTTTTCCATTGCAAATGCTTTTATAACACGAATTCCAGAAAGTGATTCCTGTAATTTTGAATTTATCAGTCCCATCGCTTCCTGCCTTTTTTTCCCAGAACGCTTCAATTTTTTTGAATATTTTTTTACAATTGTAATCAAAACTGGTGCAACAATCAAAATTCCCAAAGTCAATTTCCAGTCAATACTAAGTGCAAGTCCAAAACAAATGACAACTTTAAAAACTTCAGGAACCATGTTAAAAGTCTCTTTTATTACACTATTTATATTATTCGGATCCGTTATGACCTTTGTCATAAGTTCCCCAATTTTAGCGCTAGAAAAATATTCCATATCGAGCGTCTGTATTTTTATGTAAATATCATCAACGATATTTTTGTATATCGAAGCGGAAATTAATGCTGAAAACACAGTATTCCAATAGACTAATACAGCTCCAACTACAGCAAGTAAAATCATAGAACCTGCCGCATAAAGAATATCTTTTTCGTTGCTCTCTATAATTCCTTTATCAAAAAGTCTTTTTATAAGAGCAAGTGGCGCTGAAGACACTGCTGATGAAATCATTGCCAGCAAAATATTTAAAAATATAGGAATTGAATAACGCTTCATATATTTCCTTAACTTTTTTATTGAATTATAATTTTCTGATTCAATAACTTTCATTTTTATTTTCCTTTCTTTTAAATCTAAAAATTTAAAATTTTAAAATTTAAATAATTTTTTTATTTTTTTATATAATGGAGTTTCTCCATTATTTATCTCTTTTTTAAATTCAGACAAATTTTCAAAATCATCTCCACTTGTTCGATAAATCCAATCTTTGTTCAAATTCAACGAATTTGCTCCTTTTCTGGTCGTAACAAACACTTCCACGCCAAGTTTTTTCAAGTCTTCTCTTTTTCCTTTATAACGATGTCCCCAAGGATACGCCAAAACAAAAGGAGTTTTGTGAAGATTTTTTTCAATAATTTTTTTATTTTCCAAAATTTCAAAATTTATTATTTCTAAAAATTTTTTTTCGTCAATTTTATAAAAAAATTCATTCTGTTTTTCAACAAACAATTTATTTAAAAATTCTATTTTTTCTTTGTGAGATTTTTTTCGAAATTCATCAGAATTTTCAATTTTTCTATATTTTGCAACAAAATCACTTTTTGGACGAAACCCTGCAACCGACACTTGACTAACTAACTTAAAAACAGGAAGTCCATCCAATTTACCACTGTCATTTTTCACATTAAAATGTCCGTCTTTTCCGTCATAAAATAAATTGTAGCTCTCTCTTTTAAAATACGGCGAAGTATCTTTTTCATAAAAATCCACAACTTTAATTCGCTTTATCGTCAAGTCATGTGAATGTGTGTGCATTTGAAAATCAACTAAACCACTTTCATACATTTCCTTTATATTTTCCCAGCTCAAATAATCCGCATTATTTCCAACATATCTAGTATTCAAAAAAATAGTCGCCTTTATATTATATTTTTTCAAAATTGGATAAGCTAGTGTATAATTATTTTTGTATCCGTCGTCAAATGTGACAAGTATTGAATTTTCAGGTAATTTGTAATTCACCTTTTTTAACTCTTCCATTTTAAAAGAAGTCTTATCTTTAATAAGTTTCATCTGCTCTTCAAACTCATCTACAAATATCCCTTCTTTTCCAGGTTTATCATCAATGCCATGATACATAAGGCAAATTGCAAATTTTTTTCTAGTTTTGTTGTAAATAATAAATATTAGAAACAGTAAAATAACTATTGCTACTAAAATTACAGCCATTACTTTTTTCACCTCACTTTATTTTCCCAGTCATTTTTAAAAATTTAGCTCTCACTTTTTTTATAAATCTATCAATTTTAAAACTTAAAACTGTGTTTTTTTTATTTTTGCTAAAATGTACATGTCTTTTATCTCCAATATGTTTCACGCAAGGTTCTTTAAAAAATACAGTACAAAAACCTTTTTCTTTATAAAAATCCGATAAAACTTCTTCATACCGCTGATTTTCGAGTTTTTCATGAAGTCCAAACAAATCCATGTCTTTTTTTCGCCGAAGTCCAGGATTATAAGTAAAAATTTCTCCTTTTACCTTGTAAAATCTCTCGCCCGACTTTGATACATAATCATCTTTCTCGCTAAAAAAATAATCGTTGTTGTAATCTTCCTTCGCTCTCATTCCGACAATCAAAATTGAACTGTCTTCTTCAAGAAGAGCCATCGACTTTTCAATAAATCCTTTTTTAAAAAATTTCCAGTCATCTTCACAGTGAAAGATATATTCCGTGTCAACTTCCTTATAAGCCTTGTCAATCGATTTTAACTGCCCAAGCCTTGTAGAGTTTATAATAAGTTTAAAATCTTGATTTTTATAATTTGAAATCAATTTTTCCAATTTTTTCCCTTCAGTACTGTCTTCCGTAATTATTATTTTTTTTATCGGATAAGTATTGTTCTCAAAAAAACTGTCCAATGTCTCTTTTAACAAATCAAATCTTCCAGCACTTGTAATCACAAGTGTAACTTCTTTTTTCATCGCCTTTTCTCTTTTCTATAATAATTTAATCATATTGATTCAGCCCTTTTTCGGCTACCATCTTTTTATTTTTTATCGCATCACTTAACAATTTGTCATTTTCTTTTAAGTGACTTCTATCATTTTCCTTATGAAAAATGTGATAAGTCAGCGCACTAAACTTTAATTTCTTTTTTTTAATTCCATTATTAAAAAGTCTTAGCGCAAGTTCGCTATCTTCTCTACCCCAACCCTCAATTTTTTCCTCAAATCCATTTACAAGCTCTAAATCCTTTTTAAAAAAAGACATGTTGCAACTTCTAATTCCCTTTAAATTTTTATCTTTTTTTGTCAAAATTTTAGATAAAATCGAATTTCTTATCATATTAAGTTTATTTTTAAAATTTTTGTCAAAAAAATTTTTTTGTAAATTTAATTTTTCACCATTTATAATTTTTTGCGATTTATCTTTTGATATTATAACACGAGAACCTTGAATAAAAAAGCCATTTTCTTTTTTTTCAATATGATCTTGTACAAAATGTCTCTCCAATATCAAATCTCCGTCAATTATTATGACATAATTTCCAGTTGCCTTAGCAATCGCCTTATTTCTCGACATTCCCGCTCTAAATCCCTTATCTTCCTGCCAAGAATGAATAATTTTCACAAAAGGATTACTAATTTGAAAATCTCGCACTAAATTAGCCGTTTCCTCTCTTGAACCATCATCTGCCACAATAATTTCATGTGGTAAGACAGTTTGAGCCAAAACGCTTTCTAAACATAATCTCAATGCATCTGGCCAATTATAAGTTGTAATCACAAGAGAAGTGTCTTTTCCCAAAGTGTTATAATAAGCTTCCCGCAATTTAGTATATTTCGTCATCGTATAAATCGAACTATATTTTGCCAGTAAATACCCTTCATATCCATCCAAAAATCCCAGCTGCAAAATGTACATTTTCACAAATCTAAACAACATTTTTGAATAAATTTTTATAAAACTTGGATTTTTTTTATTTTTTATGTATTCCTTCGCACTTTGTGAAGTGTACCGATTCAACTTTTCCAAAAATTCTTCAATGCTGTCGTAAGTGTAATGAATTATAAGTTCTTTAATTTTTTCAATTTTTTCTTGCGTTTGATATTTCTCATGAACTTCTCTATTACTAATTTTAACTTTTCCATTTTTCCAAAGTCTAATTACATAGTCATCCCAGCCACCAAACTTAATTTCACGCCCAAAAGCGATATTTCTAAGTTTTATTTTATAAACTTCGCTTGAAGGATTACTACTATTTATAATTTTTTTTATTTTTTCTCTCAATTCAGCCGACACAACCTCATCCGCATCAAGAAGTAAAATCCATTCTCCACGACATTTTTCTAAAACAGAATTTTTTTGAGGCCCATATCCTTTCCACTTTTCCACAAAAACTTTTGCACCTTTAAATTTGGCAATTTCTACAGTTCTATCTCTACTCTCGCTATCGACAACAATTATTTCATCCGCAATCTCTTTAATCGCATCAATCGTCTTTCCAATTCTATTTTCTTCATTAAAAGTTATTATCCCAACTGATAATTTCATTTAGCTTTCTCCCATTTTTTAAAATTATTTTTCTTTCAAAAATTATACAAAAGTTTTTCAAAATCAATATCATTAATGTTTTTTTCAGGAAAATCAATCAAAATATTCCCTTCTTCTTTTATCCGCCATTTATTTTTATTAAGTTTTGGTCCATAAAAAGCCATTACTTTTCGATTTAGCCCTTCTCCCAAGTGAAGTATCGAAGTATCCAGAGAAACAACCAAATCACTTCGATTAATTAAAGAAATACTGTCTAAAATTGTCCGTGAATCTTCAAAAAATAAAACATTTTTATCATTTATTTCTCTTATAGTTTCATAAATTTGTTCTCTGTCTGATGGCGAATCAAGTATCACTATTTTATCATCTGGATATTTTTTTCTCAACTTTTTCAGTATCACAAGTGAATTTTCCAAATTTGTCTTTCTCCCGCTCGAAGCCCCAAAAAAGTTTACTGAAATCACTCTTTCATTTTTATCACTTTGGCGAATATTTTTTTCTCTAAAAAATTTATCAACTTTTTTTTCAGATTCACTTGAAATTGGCACATCGTAAGTCGTATCTGTAACTTCAATATTCACACATTTCAACATTTCACAATAAATTTCTTTCATTCTCAAGGTTGTACTCTGCTTAACATTTTCATTATAAACAAAAAAATCATCTTTGTTGTACCCAATATTCACTTTGGCATTCATCTTATTCAAAAAATAAACTTGCTTATATTTTAGCCCTTCTGTAGAATCAATTATCACATCATAATTATTTGGCTTTAACTTTTTTATCATCTCTTTCCACTCTTTAATCTTTTTTCTATTAAAAGTATAATAATTGTCAATATTTTTATTATATTTCAACAAATTTTCCAAAGAATTATCAGAAATCACATCCAGCTGTATATGCGGATATTTTTTCTTAATTTCTCTAAATATAAAAGAACTTATGATATAATCTCCTATTTTCCCGTCAATTCTCATAAAAAGCATTTTTTTTATTTTATCAGGAAAAAGATTCACTTTTTCTTTTTTTCTGTCAAACATTTTACTCAAAAAATCATTTTTTTTATCAACTAACACATCTCTATAGGGTTTGTAAAACTTCCAATTTATCTTTTTTATTTTTTTTAATTTTTTTGCTTGTTTTATTTCTTTCATTTTCTTTTTTATTTTTTACCTTTCACTTTGACTTTGTCCATAAATTTTACTTATTTCAAAATTTAGCCATTTTATCGCATCTTCCATCGGAAAATCATAAAGATCATTTTGAGTTCCAGAAATATTTGAAATTACTTGCAGATTATCAACATTTTTATCAGGAACAGGCGACCATCTATAAAGATTAACTTCATTGTTTGCATAAAAACTAAGCACAGGCTTTTTAAGTGCACAGGCGATATGAACACTTGCACTATCAACTCCTACAACTATATCCGATGATGCCAAAAAATTTATATATTCTTCAATTGAAAAAGACTTTGACAACGAAATATCAATATCGTTTTTTAAAAGCGAAGTCAATTTTTCAAAATACTTTTCACTTCCAGCAGTTTTAGACATAATAATTTTTATATTTTCAAAATTTATTTCATTAAAAAGTTTTGCCATTTCTTCAACTTCTATACATCTGTCATTTCCTTGTGGTGCAAGTAAAATTTTCACTTTTTTTTCTGCAAGGTTCCAATTTTTTTCCATTTTCAAAATTTCTTGTTGACTCAATTCCAATTTTGGAATTTCTTTTTCAATTTTAAAATATTTTGCTAACTCAGAATACATTAAATAATCAACAATATGAGAATTTATCGGCATTACAGTTACAAAATCATAAATTTTTATATTTTTTCTGTTAAAATAATGTCCTTCTTTATCTTTTCCAAAACTTATTATTATTTTAGGAGCGAGTAACTTCGTCCAAATAAGTCTTTTTGTATTAATCTGATCTTTAAAATCCAAAAGCAAGTCCCATTTTTTCCGCTGCTTAATTATTTTTTTTCTATCGACAATTTCATCAACTACTTTTTCTTTTCGATTAACAAGTTCTATAAAATTTTTATTTCTCTCAGTCGAAACAATCCCAATTTTTGCACTCGGATACATTTTTTTCAGCTGCCTTGCGTGACTAAAAGAAATAAGCGTATCTCCCAGCGCATCTTTTGGACTTAAAAGCACTGTTTTTACATCTTTTAAACTTATATTTTTATGCTTTTTTTTATTTCCAAGCAGCAAAATTGTCAATTTTATTTTAATTTTTTTTATTACATTCATTATTTTACTCCCGTTATTTTTTATCCAAAGTAACTTATTTTAAATTCAATAATTTTACTCAAAAACTAAATTTTCCAACAGTTCTTTTAATTTATTTCTGTTACTCTCAATAGAAAAATCTTTTGCACGATTTAGCGCTTTTTCACAATAATATCTATATTTTTCTTCATTTTCAAGTTCTAAAACATCCAAAACAAATTTATCTTTGTCATTTAACGGAACAAGTTTTCCATATTCACTATTTTCTCCCAAAATGTCTTTCGGTCCAGTAGGACAGTCATAGGCGACAACTGGAGTCCCAAATGTCATACTTTCAATTAAAACCGTAGGAAGACCTTCATATTTCGCCGTATGCACAAATAATTTTGCATTTTTAAAGAATGGATATGGATTTTCCATCTGCCCCAGCAAAAAAATATCATTTTCCAATTTATATTCCTGTATTTTTTGACGAAGCAATTCATTTTTTATCCCGCTTCCAATAAAATAAAGTTTTTCTTTTATCCCTTTTTTCTTCAACTTATAATAAATATCAATTAAATGCTCAGGCTGCTTTTGCTCCGAAAGTCGTGAAACTTGCAAAAAATAATCTTCCTTCAAATATTTTTCATATTTTTTGTCTACATCTTCCGCTCTTTTTTTTATAAATTCCAAGTCAATAGGATTGTAAATCATCGCAACTTTTTCACTATTTATTTCAAGTTTTTCCAAAAACTCTTTTTGCATAACTTTTGTAATCGCTATAATTTTTGAATACTTTTTATATTGCCTTTTATATTTTTCAATTTTTTCACTCGTCAATTTTTCCCCAAAAGTAAGCGAAAAATGAACCCACGAAATCAAAGGTACATTTACAGAAAAATTTTCATATTTCAATAAATTTGAAGAATAATCTATTACAACATCATATTTTTCTTTTTTTATTTTTTCTTTTATCAATTTTGGATATTTATTTTTCGCCAAAAATCTATAAAGTTCTTTTAAAAGTTTATTTTTTCCACTATAAAAATCAAACAAAAATTCATAATTTACACCTTTAGGAATTTCATTTTCAAACAAATTATTTTCTTTATGATTCCAAGTTATAATTAAATCTATATTGTGTCCCAATTCTTTTAAATTTTTTAATACGCTAATTAAAACCCGTTCTTCCCCCCCCATACTCAAATGACCATGTAAAACCAATATTTTCATAATTTCCCTCTCGCTTTTTAAATTTCATATAAATTTTTAAAATATTCAAAAAAAGTATTTTCAACTTTCTTTTTACTGCTCTCAATTTTAAATGAGAGTTTGTGAATTCCCACAGAATCAGTTATTTTTTTTAATTTTTCTTCAGAATAATTGTCAAACCACACTTTAAAAAGTTCGTGCGGCAATGTATCCGAAACAATTTTACATCTATCTTTTGCATAATATTTTTCAATTAATTCCGTATATAAAATCTGCATAAAAAAATAATTTGGAATCCTGTCATTATCTCGCCAAAAAACTAAAAGTAAATCGAGCATCGCCGTCATTATTTTGTTATCTTTATGAGAAAATATTATACTGCTTAACATTTTTATTTTTGATTTTTTATTCCAAGAAAAATAAATTGAATCATAAAGTTCAAATTCTTTTTTATTTTCAAAATTATCATCTCTTTGAAAAAGAAAATAATCCATTTCAAAATATTCTCTCGGTAAATAATCTGTCAGTAAAATTGTCGCATCAATCCAAACTCCGCCATAATATTTTAAGAGAGCAAATCTCAAAATATCCGTAAAATGAGCGTATCCCATTTTGTTTTCAGCCAGTTTTTTCATCACATAATCAGGAAATTCCAAATATTCACCAATATTTTTCATATCTAGCCTAATTAAAGTGTAATTTTCTTTATATTTATCCATCGCTTTATAACAAATTTTCACCACATTTGGCAATTTCTCATAATCCCATCCTTGTCCCCAAAACTGCCAAATTATTTTTTCATCATTCAAAAACTTTTTTTTAGGAATAACTTTAGCTATCTCAATTTTATTTTCAAAATAATCAGTTAAAACTTTGTTCCAGTCATTAATAATCGCCTTTTGATTGGAAAAATAAACTTCTCTTTGTATTTTATCAAACAAAAAATTTGGTAAAAGCTCCTTGTAAATATATTTAAATGGCTTTTTTTTAAGTTTTTCATTCAGTTTATAAATTTTAGAATCTGTGAATTTATATTCTTTCATAATCTGTCCTTTCATTTTTTTGTCATTTTTCATTATTTTTCAAAATTTCACATTTTTGATAAAGATAGCACATAAATACAATTAAAATAGTCAATGTTAAAATCATATGCTTATCATTTAAGTTATCATCTGTCATTCCTTGAATAAGCCAAGCAACAAGTGAAACTTTCGTAGCCATTTCAAATGCCAAAAATTTTGAGTTAAAATTTTTCTTACTTTTAAAAAATTTTGTTTTAAAAAATATTATCATAATTTCAATAAATAAAAACGCAAAAAACACAAATCCTAAAATTCCAAAATCAAGTAAATATTGTAAATATGAATTGTGTGATGCCACATAATGCTGTGGTCTAATATTTGGTCCACTCAAAAAGTATTGATTAACATAGTCCATAGTTCCTGTTTTTTTATAATAATCCAAATTAAACTGTTTTCGCTCCAGCGACTTCCACCCATAAATTGGCTTTTTACTAAATGCAGCAACTCCTGTTTTCCAAAAAATCATTCTCAAATTGCTTGACGGATCTTTTCTATATTGCACAATATACTCAAGTCTGCTTGAAATAGAAGTTGGAAGCAGAAAAAAGCCACACACACAAATAGCTGCAAGTGCAGCAACATATTTTTTGTTTTTTTTGAAAACAAGATAAAAAATAGTTGGAAGTAACGAAATATAGACCATTTTCGAGCGATTGACAACCACGATAAAAGCAAATAGCACCGCTAAAATAATCAAAATTACTTTTATAATTTTATTTTTTTTCCCATCTTTATTTTTATAAAAAAGTATAAAAGAAAATAAAAACAACAAAATTATGCACATCATATTAGCAAAGTCCTGAACTGTCAAAATAGCTGTCACTCTCGGATAATAAAATCCTACAGGATGTGCCCAAGCATCAAAATCTTTCACAAAATTAAATATAGCAATGATTAAAGTTATCGTTCCGCCAACTAACAAGGCTTTTATAAAATTAAACATTTTTTTATCTTCGTCCAAAAAGTAAATAAGCGGAAAAAAAGATAAATATTTAAAATTATAATTATCCCATCTTGAATGTAGCCCTCCATCTAAAAAAGCTATTATAAATGGCGAAAATGCTAATAAAAAAACTGCCACAGAAATTTTTTTCTCTCTAAAAACAAAACTATTTTCTCTATTTTTACTAAAAATTATCGAAATTAAAAATAACACCAAAAGTAGTGGAATAAGTACATTATTTTCAAATTTTTCAGACAAAAATAGTGAGAGTGCAAATAATAAACAAATCCCATATCCTACATTTTTTATTTTTTCCATATTTTCTCCTTATTAATTATTATTATATATTATACAACTTTTTTAAATATCTAAAATAAGTATTTTCATATTCTTCCTCTGCCGTTCCCCATTTGAATGACAATTTGTGAATACTTGTTTTTTCTTTAATCTTTTCAAATTCTTTTTCTTCATATTTTTC
This genomic stretch from Leptotrichia sp. oral taxon 218 harbors:
- a CDS encoding glycosyltransferase family A protein, with amino-acid sequence MKKEVTLVITSAGRFDLLKETLDSFFENNTYPIKKIIITEDSTEGKKLEKLISNYKNQDFKLIINSTRLGQLKSIDKAYKEVDTEYIFHCEDDWKFFKKGFIEKSMALLEEDSSILIVGMRAKEDYNNDYFFSEKDDYVSKSGERFYKVKGEIFTYNPGLRRKKDMDLFGLHEKLENQRYEEVLSDFYKEKGFCTVFFKEPCVKHIGDKRHVHFSKNKKNTVLSFKIDRFIKKVRAKFLKMTGKIK
- a CDS encoding polysaccharide deacetylase family protein; translation: MKKVMAVILVAIVILLFLIFIIYNKTRKKFAICLMYHGIDDKPGKEGIFVDEFEEQMKLIKDKTSFKMEELKKVNYKLPENSILVTFDDGYKNNYTLAYPILKKYNIKATIFLNTRYVGNNADYLSWENIKEMYESGLVDFQMHTHSHDLTIKRIKVVDFYEKDTSPYFKRESYNLFYDGKDGHFNVKNDSGKLDGLPVFKLVSQVSVAGFRPKSDFVAKYRKIENSDEFRKKSHKEKIEFLNKLFVEKQNEFFYKIDEKKFLEIINFEILENKKIIEKNLHKTPFVLAYPWGHRYKGKREDLKKLGVEVFVTTRKGANSLNLNKDWIYRTSGDDFENLSEFKKEINNGETPLYKKIKKLFKF
- a CDS encoding glycosyltransferase; protein product: MKLSVGIITFNEENRIGKTIDAIKEIADEIIVVDSESRDRTVEIAKFKGAKVFVEKWKGYGPQKNSVLEKCRGEWILLLDADEVVSAELREKIKKIINSSNPSSEVYKIKLRNIAFGREIKFGGWDDYVIRLWKNGKVKISNREVHEKYQTQEKIEKIKELIIHYTYDSIEEFLEKLNRYTSQSAKEYIKNKKNPSFIKIYSKMLFRFVKMYILQLGFLDGYEGYLLAKYSSIYTMTKYTKLREAYYNTLGKDTSLVITTYNWPDALRLCLESVLAQTVLPHEIIVADDGSREETANLVRDFQISNPFVKIIHSWQEDKGFRAGMSRNKAIAKATGNYVIIIDGDLILERHFVQDHIEKKENGFFIQGSRVIISKDKSQKIINGEKLNLQKNFFDKNFKNKLNMIRNSILSKILTKKDKNLKGIRSCNMSFFKKDLELVNGFEEKIEGWGREDSELALRLFNNGIKKKKLKFSALTYHIFHKENDRSHLKENDKLLSDAIKNKKMVAEKGLNQYD
- a CDS encoding ABC transporter ATP-binding protein; translation: MKVIESENYNSIKKLRKYMKRYSIPIFLNILLAMISSAVSSAPLALIKRLFDKGIIESNEKDILYAAGSMILLAVVGAVLVYWNTVFSALISASIYKNIVDDIYIKIQTLDMEYFSSAKIGELMTKVITDPNNINSVIKETFNMVPEVFKVVICFGLALSIDWKLTLGILIVAPVLITIVKKYSKKLKRSGKKRQEAMGLINSKLQESLSGIRVIKAFAMEKEEIRDFRIKNTKLKRIAIQTAKYNARSSAVSEALNYIMIAGLLLAGGYRVLRGHDFTPGAFITIMGAISSMYTPIRRSITRFNEISVDIPSVGRVFEILEEEPKIIDNENKILFQYFSDNITFENVDFKYKDSDEKILKNINFTVKKGETMAFVGNSGGGKSTLVNLIPRFFDVSNGAIKIDGVNIKDYDVKSLRKNIGIVPQETFLFSGTILQNIKYGKRDATFEEIKEAAKKANAHEFIKKLEDGYNTEIGERGVKLSGGQKQRIAIARAILENPQILILDEATSALDNESEKLVQDALEKLMENKTTFVIAHRLTTIENSDKIVVLQQGEIKETGTHAELLEKNGLYKSLYNKNFDFSRKK
- a CDS encoding glycosyltransferase → MKILVLHGHLSMGGEERVLISVLKNLKELGHNIDLIITWNHKENNLFENEIPKGVNYEFLFDFYSGKNKLLKELYRFLAKNKYPKLIKEKIKKEKYDVVIDYSSNLLKYENFSVNVPLISWVHFSLTFGEKLTSEKIEKYKRQYKKYSKIIAITKVMQKEFLEKLEINSEKVAMIYNPIDLEFIKKRAEDVDKKYEKYLKEDYFLQVSRLSEQKQPEHLIDIYYKLKKKGIKEKLYFIGSGIKNELLRQKIQEYKLENDIFLLGQMENPYPFFKNAKLFVHTAKYEGLPTVLIESMTFGTPVVAYDCPTGPKDILGENSEYGKLVPLNDKDKFVLDVLELENEEKYRYYCEKALNRAKDFSIESNRNKLKELLENLVFE
- a CDS encoding capsular polysaccharide synthesis protein, translated to MKEYKFTDSKIYKLNEKLKKKPFKYIYKELLPNFLFDKIQREVYFSNQKAIINDWNKVLTDYFENKIEIAKVIPKKKFLNDEKIIWQFWGQGWDYEKLPNVVKICYKAMDKYKENYTLIRLDMKNIGEYLEFPDYVMKKLAENKMGYAHFTDILRFALLKYYGGVWIDATILLTDYLPREYFEMDYFLFQRDDNFENKKEFELYDSIYFSWNKKSKIKMLSSIIFSHKDNKIMTAMLDLLLVFWRDNDRIPNYFFMQILYTELIEKYYAKDRCKIVSDTLPHELFKVWFDNYSEEKLKKITDSVGIHKLSFKIESSKKKVENTFFEYFKNLYEI
- a CDS encoding glycosyltransferase family 9 protein; the protein is MKEIKQAKKLKKIKKINWKFYKPYRDVLVDKKNDFLSKMFDRKKEKVNLFPDKIKKMLFMRIDGKIGDYIISSFIFREIKKKYPHIQLDVISDNSLENLLKYNKNIDNYYTFNRKKIKEWKEMIKKLKPNNYDVIIDSTEGLKYKQVYFLNKMNAKVNIGYNKDDFFVYNENVKQSTTLRMKEIYCEMLKCVNIEVTDTTYDVPISSESEKKVDKFFREKNIRQSDKNERVISVNFFGASSGRKTNLENSLVILKKLRKKYPDDKIVILDSPSDREQIYETIREINDKNVLFFEDSRTILDSISLINRSDLVVSLDTSILHLGEGLNRKVMAFYGPKLNKNKWRIKEEGNILIDFPEKNINDIDFEKLLYNF
- a CDS encoding glycosyltransferase family 9 protein; its protein translation is MNVIKKIKIKLTILLLGNKKKHKNISLKDVKTVLLSPKDALGDTLISFSHARQLKKMYPSAKIGIVSTERNKNFIELVNRKEKVVDEIVDRKKIIKQRKKWDLLLDFKDQINTKRLIWTKLLAPKIIISFGKDKEGHYFNRKNIKIYDFVTVMPINSHIVDYLMYSELAKYFKIEKEIPKLELSQQEILKMEKNWNLAEKKVKILLAPQGNDRCIEVEEMAKLFNEINFENIKIIMSKTAGSEKYFEKLTSLLKNDIDISLSKSFSIEEYINFLASSDIVVGVDSASVHIACALKKPVLSFYANNEVNLYRWSPVPDKNVDNLQVISNISGTQNDLYDFPMEDAIKWLNFEISKIYGQSQSER
- a CDS encoding O-antigen ligase, which produces MEKIKNVGYGICLLFALSLFLSEKFENNVLIPLLLVLFLISIIFSKNRENSFVFREKKISVAVFLLAFSPFIIAFLDGGLHSRWDNYNFKYLSFFPLIYFLDEDKKMFNFIKALLVGGTITLIIAIFNFVKDFDAWAHPVGFYYPRVTAILTVQDFANMMCIILLFLFSFILFYKNKDGKKNKIIKVILIILAVLFAFIVVVNRSKMVYISLLPTIFYLVFKKNKKYVAALAAICVCGFFLLPTSISSRLEYIVQYRKDPSSNLRMIFWKTGVAAFSKKPIYGWKSLERKQFNLDYYKKTGTMDYVNQYFLSGPNIRPQHYVASHNSYLQYLLDFGILGFVFFAFLFIEIMIIFFKTKFFKSKKNFNSKFLAFEMATKVSLVAWLIQGMTDDNLNDKHMILTLTILIVFMCYLYQKCEILKNNEK